A part of Heliangelus exortis chromosome 3, bHelExo1.hap1, whole genome shotgun sequence genomic DNA contains:
- the FEZ2 gene encoding fasciculation and elongation protein zeta-2 encodes MAAAASQRDPGDWQDFSGFQPSTGSGGPEASRDKGGWGGGDLGAKLSLCFEPPQPRAGGCESRVPLRPLTEQNALQDDEIWNALTDNYGNVMPVDWKSSHTRALHLPTLNLSEKGVNDNLNLDLSDDEELREQLDMHSIIVSCINDEPLFTAEQVIEEIEEMMQESPDPEDDETPTQSDRLSILSQEIQTLKRSSTNNSYEERVKRLTVAELNELLEEIETAIKDYSEELVQQLALRDELEFEKEVKNSFISVLIEVQNKQREHKETAKKKKKLKNGSPQNGKQERGHMPGTRFSMEGISNVIQNGFRHTFGNSGGEKQYLTTVIPYEKKNGPPSVEDLQTLTKILLAMKEDSEKVPSLLTDYILKVLCPT; translated from the exons ATGGCGGCGGCGGCCTCGCAGCGAGACCCGGGGGACTGGCAAGACTTCTCGGGCTTCCAGCCCTCAACGGGAAGCGGCGGCCCCGAGGCTTCCCGCGACAAAGGCGGCTGGGGCGGCGGGGATCTCGGGGCGAAGCTGTCCCTCTGTTTCGAGCCCCCGCAGCCCCGGGCTGGTGGCTGCGAGAGCCGCGTTCCGCTGCGGCCCCTCACGGAGCAGAACGCCCTGCAGGACGATGA GATTTGGAATGCTCTGACTGATAATTATGGTAATGTAATGCCTGTTGACTGGAAGTCTTCCCACACCAGGGCTTTGCACTTGCCAACGCtgaatctttcagaaaaagGG GTAAATGATAATTTGAACCTTGACCTGTCAGATGATGAAGAGCTGAGAGAACAATTGGATATGCATTCTATAATTGTTTCCTGCATCAATGATGAACCACTCTTCACAGCAGAACAG gtGATTGAAGAAATAGAGGAAATGATGCAGGAATCACCCGATCCAGAAGATGATGAAACACCCACACAATCAGATCGGCTCTCCATACTTTCCCAGGAAATTCAGACACTCAAGAGATCCAGTACAAACAACAGCTATGAAGAGA GAGTAAAAAGACTGACTGTTGCTGAGTTAAATGAACTGCTAGAAGAAATTGAGACTGCTATTAAGGATTATTCTGAGGAACTGGTACAGCAGTTGGCTCTACGAGATGAGTTGGAATTTGAGAAGGAAGTGAAAAACAGCTTCATTTCTGTCCTTATTGAAGTACAAAACAAGCAGAGAgaacacaaagaaacagcaaagaagaaaaagaagctgaaaaatggtAGTCCTCAGAACGGCAAACAAGAGAGAGGTCATATGCCTGGAACA CGCTTCAGCATGGAAGGGATCTCAAATGTCATACAGAATGGCTTCCGCCACACGTTTGGAAACTCAGGTGGAGAGAAACAG TACTTAACAACCGTCATTCcttatgagaagaaaaatgggcCCCCCTCTGTTGAAGACCTTCAAACATTAACTAAAA TCTTGCTTGCCATGAAAGAGGATAGTGAGAAAGTGCCAAGCTTGTTAACAGACTATATTTTAAAGG TTCTGTGTCCTACATGA